Within Thermodesulfovibrio thiophilus DSM 17215, the genomic segment TTTGAGAGAGCACATTAACATTAACTGTCCTGTACTTTTTTATCTGAAAATCACCTTCAGTTTGAACCTTTGACTGTGCTACACAACCTGCAATCAGGAATAAGAAAATGATTAATAAATTAGAGCTCTTTTTCAAGGAGAAATCTCCATTTGTATATCTGGTCTCTTATTGTCTGAGTATTCGGGGCAGTGGGATTAAGTTGAAGAAATATCTCCATATTTTCAATAGCCTGTGCATAATCAGCAAGTTTTCCATAAATCAGAGCTTTATTGAAATAAATTTGAGGATTAAAAGGTATAATCTCTTTTGCTCTATCAAGTTCAGTAATGGCCTCTTCAAATTTGTTGTTTGTAAACAGAACCTCTGCATTCAGATAGTACTGTCTTGCAGCTCCTGTCATATCAACCACAGATGGATTGTTTGTAATTATTCTTGCAACTCTGCTTCTTATCCATTGAGCTTTTTGCTGATTTGCCAATTCAAGCATTTTTTTGTATTCTTTCAATGCTGAACTTAACTGACCTTTTCTTTCATATTCAATAGCTTTTTCTTCCAGCACTTTCATATATGGTGTCAGTGTTTCAAAATATGAATTTTTTGCCCTTTCACCAATAAAGATATTATCAGAGTCAGAGACATTTCTGTATATCTTTATGCTGTCCTCATAGTTTCCCTTTTTTGCGGTTGCTACTGCTAAGAGAAAAACAGCATAATCATTCTGCTTTACATCGGAAAGAGTTTTAATTGCTTCGTCATATCGTCCATCCTTAATCATAAGGCTGGCAATTGCTATTTGTGTAAGTACTGCTTTTGGATAAGTTTTAACCGCGCTATCTATGAATTTCTGAGCATTGATATTATCTCCAAGTTCCAGATAACAAAGAGCCATCAGACTCATCGCTGTTGCTGCCTGATAAGGATCGGTGTAGAATGTGTCCCTTATAAGAGTTTTATTTATTAGTTCTTCCTCTCTTTTTATCTTCAGAGTAACTGGTGTTCTATCCTGTCCTCTTAGTTTGTTCACTATATCGTTAATAGTTAAATTCTTCGTTGATATTCCATCAATTTCTACAATTTCGTCATTAACTCTTATCCCGGATTCTGAAGCCGGACTGTTTGACTGTATGGACATAACCTTTGGTAGTGCTTCATTATCTTTTTTGATACTTATTCCAATTCCTGAAAAAGAAAGAGAGTTGAGCAATCCTTCAGATGTTGATATAGCATCTTTATAATTTCCAACTCTGAAATACAGAAAAGCCAGTTTTGAAAAAGCATTTTTATCATCAGGTCTTTCTGAAATATATTTTTTAATAATCTGAATTACTCTGTCATATTTCTTCCTTTCAATATAGAAATCAGACTGTTTCATCATTACAAGAGCATTCTTTGGATTTAATGAAAATGCCTGTTCAAGTTGTGCAATTGCATCTTTATATTTTCTCTGTGCCATATAACACTTATAAAGAAGCATGTAACCATCAATATCTTTTGGATTTAACTGAACAACCATCTGAGAAGCAGCAAGCGCCTGAGCAATGTCACCGGTTTTAAGAGAAAGATTGGCAACAACTTTATATGCAGATATATTAGAAGGCTCTTTATTTATTTCATCCTTTGCATTAAGTAAAACTTTCTGTGGATTTTGAACAGAATCATAGATAAGTGCAGAGCCGTTTTTTACTGCATTTAAGATTGCCTGATAAGCAGTTTGAGCGTATTCTTTATTATCAAGGGATGAAAACAATCCTGATTTAGAAATTTTACCAGAACCCGAGGAATGTAAAGGCATGGAAATAGGTATAAGGTCGCTGTCCCAAATATCAAAACCAGCAGTTACTCCAACATCCAGAGTAAGAGGCTGGCAACAGTCTTCTTTAAAATTCATATTCCACATAGAGGCTACAATTATAAGAGTATTGGATTGTGGAAGCGTAGAAATACTTTTTTCGTATTTAACTTTATTAAACATCCTGTCAAAATAAATCGGCAAAGCCTGTTTGAGAAGATTTCCCGAAGGAAATACAACATCATGAATGGTATCAGAAGTGTATTGAGTTGCAGTGTATGTTTTATCTTCATCAACAATAACGACTGCATCATATGGAATTTTTTTAACTGTTACAGATTCCTCTGGAGGTTCTATTTCAATTGGATTAACTTTTGTGGTAACCCTGACAGGTTCACATCCTGAAATATACAGAAGAATAACAAAAACTACAAGGATTTTTAAAAATTTCATTTTAATCACCTTTCAACCAGTTATAAACTATTTTTTGTCCTGTATTCATATCATTTTCAAAATTCTGCCAGAACTCATCTTTATTAAAATCAAAACCAAGCATAGAACCCGCATTCTCTGTTTCAGTTAAAAACTTATCCACTGCCCAGAATGCCACTTTTGTATATATTTTTCTTCCAACATCAGAAACCTCACTCTGAATGGTAGGCATCGGAATAAGAGAGACAGCGTAATCTATTGTTTCAGCGCCAGCCTGCGGTAATCCTTCTTTTTTTGCTGTAATTGCGATTTTCATGATTGGAAGTCCATTTTCATAAATCTTTGAACCAAAATTTTTGTTGTATTTTTCGTTAAGTTTTTCTACAATCTTTTCTCCCTGCTCTTCAATCTTTTCCTCAATGCCTTCTGTAATCTTTTCCTGAATAACATTTCCAAGAATATTGTTCAAATCAGAGCTTGCTCTTATAGATTCATCAGAGGAATTAAGATCAGGTAAAGAAGATGTTTGAACATTTGAAGGAGACTGCCATTGAAAAGGTGTAAGTTGTCCACCAAGAGTCTGAAATGTGAAAGGGGATTGAGTAGGATTGTTCTGAGTTGTTTGCGTCTGAGCTTTTGCCTGTGCTATAAGCTGGTTATATTTGGACAGAAGTTGTTTTTTCTGTTCTTCCTGTTTCTTTTTTTCCTCTGCAAGTTTTCTCTGTTGTTCTTCATATTCTCTCTGTTTCTGAGCATCATAATCCGAGTCATCAAACATTCCACCAAAAAGTGTTCCAAAAAATCCACTTAAGAAAGAGCCCATTATTCCAATTGTCGCCTGCTGGGAAGGTGAAAGCCTGTTTGATGGAGTGTAAGTAGAAGAACCACCGCTTATTGGAGTGCAACTTCCACAACCAACACAACGATATTTTACACCTCCGTATGTAACCTCTTTTACCTGTCCAGCTGGAATAAAAGTGCCATCGGGCATCTGACTTCCATCACAGCTTCTTCCTGTTGGCATTGGAACGCTTCCACTGAAAGATATTGCTGGCTGAAGAATAAAAAGAAGAAAGGAGGTTAATATAACTATTTTTTTAAACATTCAATCCCTCCTAAAAAGTTTTATTTATATCGACTATTTTTAATACTTTAAAACTGTAATTTTTTAAATCATCAAGATTGACAAGATCAAGAACTGCCATAGCATTGCTGAAAAATACAAACATGCTCGCACCCTTTAAGAAAACTTCTGGATTATCACTCTGTAAAAATTCAAGAGAATTACCATCTTTTACAAACCCTATACCGTGTGATGTCTTATAAAAAACTCCAGCTTCATTTGAATAAAACAACTCTAAAATATCCTCTCTTGGATGTTCATAAAACAATCTGCGTTTATCATTTAAAAACTCTTCAATTTGTCTGCCTGTAGCTAAAAACAGATGAGATCCAGTTCCTGTTAGTGCATTTACTGGTTTATTAGAAACAAGGATTCTATTAAAATTTTTTCTGAGTGGATTAAAAAGAAAAATCTCGTATTTGCCTGTTTTTGAGTTCCTGGCAACTGCATAAAGTGAATTACCACTACCTTTAAAAATTCTTCCATCATTAAAAGGCAGTGTAGCAATTTGTTTTAAAGACGCTTGAGGGATGTCTGTTTTTTCTAATTTTTCATTATCAATATCAATATAGTAAACAGCCCTTCCATCTGAGAAAATTAAAACACCATTATCAAGGCATATCATTTCTTTAAATGGTTGATTAAATTTCACAATATAACCACTAAGCGG encodes:
- a CDS encoding tetratricopeptide repeat protein, producing MKFLKILVVFVILLYISGCEPVRVTTKVNPIEIEPPEESVTVKKIPYDAVVIVDEDKTYTATQYTSDTIHDVVFPSGNLLKQALPIYFDRMFNKVKYEKSISTLPQSNTLIIVASMWNMNFKEDCCQPLTLDVGVTAGFDIWDSDLIPISMPLHSSGSGKISKSGLFSSLDNKEYAQTAYQAILNAVKNGSALIYDSVQNPQKVLLNAKDEINKEPSNISAYKVVANLSLKTGDIAQALAASQMVVQLNPKDIDGYMLLYKCYMAQRKYKDAIAQLEQAFSLNPKNALVMMKQSDFYIERKKYDRVIQIIKKYISERPDDKNAFSKLAFLYFRVGNYKDAISTSEGLLNSLSFSGIGISIKKDNEALPKVMSIQSNSPASESGIRVNDEIVEIDGISTKNLTINDIVNKLRGQDRTPVTLKIKREEELINKTLIRDTFYTDPYQAATAMSLMALCYLELGDNINAQKFIDSAVKTYPKAVLTQIAIASLMIKDGRYDEAIKTLSDVKQNDYAVFLLAVATAKKGNYEDSIKIYRNVSDSDNIFIGERAKNSYFETLTPYMKVLEEKAIEYERKGQLSSALKEYKKMLELANQQKAQWIRSRVARIITNNPSVVDMTGAARQYYLNAEVLFTNNKFEEAITELDRAKEIIPFNPQIYFNKALIYGKLADYAQAIENMEIFLQLNPTAPNTQTIRDQIYKWRFLLEKEL